Below is a genomic region from Kribbella qitaiheensis.
AGGCCGCCGCGGCGCCCACCGACTACTGCGCCGGGCAGTGTGCCGACATCGTTCCACCCGGCCAGAACGGCAACGCCACCTTCACCGATCTCCTTCTTTTCAAGGGATTCGGCACCCGGCCGGCGCACTTCAGTGACACGCTCAAACCGTACGAGCGGCTGGTCTGGAACTCCCAGGGCATCACCGACGACGGCCTCGACCCGTACTACGACGACTCGTCGTTCGGCGTGAAGCCGGGAGACGTCGCGAGCACCTACAGCCCGCGCGCCGACGTGACGATCGTGCGGGACAAGTCACGCGGCATCCCGCACATCACCGGCACCACCCGCGAGGGCACCATGTTCGGGGCCGGTTATGCGGGGGCGCAGGACCGGCTGTTCGTGATGGATGTGTTCCGGCATCTCGGCCGCGGCCAGTTGACCCCGTTCGCGGGTGGCGCGGCGGGGAACCGGGCCTTCGAGCAGGAGTTCTGGCGGACCGCGCCGTACAACGAAGCTGATCTGCAGCGGCAGTTCGACGACGCCGACGAGCTGTACGGCGCCGACGGCCTGAAGATGCAGAAGGACATCCGGGCCTGGGTCGACGGCGTCAACTACTACATCAACACGGTCGGCATCGCCTATCCAGGTGAGTACGTCGCACTCGGTCTGCCGACACCGCAACCGTGGAAGGTGACCGACGTGGTCGCCACGGCCGCGGTGGTGGCCGGCATCTTCGGCAACGGGGGCGGCGGCGAGATGGCCTCGGCACTCGCGCTGCTCGAGGCACAGGCGAAGTACGGCGTGGCGCAAGGGACCAAGGTCTGGGAGTCGTTCCGCTCCCAGAACGATCCCGAGGCACCGACCACTGTGCACAACGGGACGACCTTCCCGTACGGCACGACCGACGCCAACCCGGCCGGTCGCGCGATGCCGGATCGCGGTTCGGTGACGCCCGAGCCGGAGGTCGTCGACCAGACCGGATCGGCCGCGAACGCAAAGGTCGCGCCGAAGAGCAGCGCCGGGATCAAGCCGCCGAACAAGGCGCAGGGCAAGGACTCGCTGAAGGGCATCTTCAACGGCGGCCTGTTCCCGGAGGGCTTCGGTCCGAAGGGAATGTCGAACGCCCTGATGGTCTCCGGCCAGTACACCGAGAGCGGCAACCCGGTCGCCGTCTATGGACCGCAGACCTCGTACTTCGCTCCGCAACTTCTGCTCCGCCAGGAACTCCAGGGACCGGGCGTCAGTTCGCGCGGCATCGCCTTCGCCGGACTGAACTTCTACACCCTGATCGGCCACGGCGCCGACTACTCCTGGAGCGCCACCTCGGCCGGCCAGGACATCACCGACACGTACGCCGTGCCGCTGTGTGAGCCGGATGGCAGCACGCCGTCCAAGGCCTCGACGCACTACGTGTTCCGCGGCCAGTGCACCCCGATCGAGAAGTTGGAACGCCACAACGCCTGGTACTCCAGCCTGGGCTCGTCCGAGCCGGCCGGTTCTTACACATTGGTTGCCCAGCGCACCAAACTCGGCATCGTCACGCATCGCGGCACGGTCGGCGGCAAACCGGTGCTGTTCACCATCAACCGGTCGACGTACGGGAACGAGGCGGGCTCGGCGCTCGGGTTCATGCAGCTGAACGACCCGGACCGGATCCACTCCGCGGCCGACTTCAAGAGCGCGGCGACCAACATCGGCTACACGTTCAACTGGTTCTACACGGACAAGTCCGACATCGCGTATTTCAACTCCGGCGACAACCCGGTGCGCCCGACCGGCGCCGACCCGAACCTGCCGACGTGGGGCTACTCGCAGTACGAGTGGCAGGGCTGGAACCCGGACACGAACCGGGCGACGTACACGCCGCCGGCGCAGCATTCGCAGGTGGTCAACCAGGACTATCTGACCAGCTGGAACAACAAGCAGGCGCCTGGATTCTCCGCGGCCGACGGCAATTTCGGCTACAACTCGGTCTACCGCAGTCAGCCGCTGGACGACCGGATCAAATCGGTCATCTCGTCGGGCCAGAAGTTCACCCGCGGCAAGCTGGTCGAGGCGATGGAGGATGCGGCGACCGTCGATCTGCGCGGCGACGAGGTACTGCCATATCTGCTGCGGGTGTTGAAGAGCGCACCGATCACGGACCCGGCCGTCGCGGACGCGGTCGCCAAGCTGCAGGCCTGGCAGGCGGCCGGCAGCCATCGGAAGACGCCGAACGAGGCGTCCAAGGCGTACGACCATGCCGACGCGATCCGGATCCTCGACGCCTGGTGGCCGCTGCTCGTACCGGCCGAGTTCCGGGGACTCGGACCTGATCTCTACAACGCGCTGGTCCACACCCAGAAGATCGACGAGCGGCCCAGCGCGCAAGGATCCGCCTTCCAGAACGGCTGGTGGGGCTTCGTCCAGCGCGACCTCCGCAAGGTCCTCGGCGACCCGGTGAAGACCGCTCAGCCGGTGACGTACTGCGGTGCCGGATCGCTGGCGACCTGCCGGTCGGTGCTGGCCGACTCCTTGCTCGCAGCAACGAAAGTGCCGGCCGCGACGACGTACCCGGCGACTGCCGACTGCGCCGCCGGAGACCAGTTCTGTGCCGACCAGATCGTGCACCAGCCGATGGGCGGCATCACCCAGGACCGGATGGCGTGGGTCAACCGGCCGACGTACCAGCAGGTGGTCGAGTTCCCGGCCCGTCGGGGTGACGACGTCAGCAATCAGGCGCTGGGGAAGACCGCGACCGCGAGTAGCTCCGAGACGGGCATCTTCAACTCGCCACCGAAGAACGCGGTCGACGGCAACCTGGGAACTCGGTGGGCCAGCAACTGGTCCGATCCGCAGTGGCTGAAGGTGGACCTCGGCAGCGAGCAGACGGTACGCCGGGTGGTGCTCCAATGGGAGGCCGCCTATGCCACGGCGTACAAGATCGAGGTGTCCCGCGACAACGTGAACTGGCAGCAGGTCTTTGCCACCAGCAACGGGAACGGTGGCGAGGATGTGGCGCGGTTCGGGGCCACCCAGGCGCGCTATGTCCGGGTCACCGGATCGCACCGGGCGACGTCGTACGGGTACTCGCTCTACGAGTTGCAGGTCTTCCGCCAATGATGACCAGCGGGCTGGAAAGATGACGGTATGAACCAGAACTTTCCCCCGAACCCGAACCAGCCTCCGTACCCGCCGCAACCGGGCTACCAGCAGGGGCCCCCGCCCGGATACGCGCCGCCACAGCCCGGTTACCAGCAAGGCCCGCCGCCGCAGGGCTACGGGCAACCGGGCTACGGCCAGGCGCCGGGTGGGTATCAGCCGCCAGCGCAGCAGCAGTCCAACGCACCTCGTGTGGCGCCGCAGGGCTCGCCGTACCCGGTGCTCGTCTCGACGATGAACGACCTGCCCGGCTACACGGCCGAGAAGGTGTTCGGCGAGGTCTTCGGACTGACCGTGCGCAGCCGCGACTTCGGCTCGAACTTCACCGCGAGCTTCCGTTCGCTCGGCGGCGGCGAGGTGCCGGAGTACACCCAGATGCTGGCCGAGTCGCGGCACGTCGCCGTGATGCGGATGTGCCAGATGGCCCAGCAGATGGGCGCGAACGCGATCCTCGCGATGCGCTTCGACTGCAACGAGATCGCCCAGACGATGAGCGAGGTCGCCGCCTACGGCACCGCCGTGATCGTCCGCAAGGTAGAGCCGCCCCGGCCGCAGGACGCCACGCCCAAGGCCGCTGAAACCGATGAGGATGATGCGAATGACAGCTGATCCACTCAGCTTCGGCCCGGACTTCAAGTGGGGCGTCTCGACGTCGGCGTACCAGATCGAGGGGGCCGCGACCGAAGGCGGTCGCGGCTCCTCGACCTGGGACACGTTCTGCGCCGAGCCGGGCCGGATCCTGACCGGCGACACCGGTGCGGTGGCCTGCGATCACTACCACCGGTACGCCGAGGATGTGGCGCTCATGCGGGACCTCGGTGTCGATGTCTACCGGTTCTCGTTCGCCTGGCCGCGGATCCAGCCGACCGGCCAGGGGCCCGCGAATCCCGCCGGGCTCGACTTCTACGACCGACTGATCGACGAACTGCTCGGGGCCGGGATCACGCCGGCGCCGACGCTGTTCCACTGGGACACCCCGCA
It encodes:
- a CDS encoding penicillin acylase family protein — its product is MTRPRRPAFRGHTARLRTTTAVLAVGAVLALGLSTPSQARPAAQAAAAPTDYCAGQCADIVPPGQNGNATFTDLLLFKGFGTRPAHFSDTLKPYERLVWNSQGITDDGLDPYYDDSSFGVKPGDVASTYSPRADVTIVRDKSRGIPHITGTTREGTMFGAGYAGAQDRLFVMDVFRHLGRGQLTPFAGGAAGNRAFEQEFWRTAPYNEADLQRQFDDADELYGADGLKMQKDIRAWVDGVNYYINTVGIAYPGEYVALGLPTPQPWKVTDVVATAAVVAGIFGNGGGGEMASALALLEAQAKYGVAQGTKVWESFRSQNDPEAPTTVHNGTTFPYGTTDANPAGRAMPDRGSVTPEPEVVDQTGSAANAKVAPKSSAGIKPPNKAQGKDSLKGIFNGGLFPEGFGPKGMSNALMVSGQYTESGNPVAVYGPQTSYFAPQLLLRQELQGPGVSSRGIAFAGLNFYTLIGHGADYSWSATSAGQDITDTYAVPLCEPDGSTPSKASTHYVFRGQCTPIEKLERHNAWYSSLGSSEPAGSYTLVAQRTKLGIVTHRGTVGGKPVLFTINRSTYGNEAGSALGFMQLNDPDRIHSAADFKSAATNIGYTFNWFYTDKSDIAYFNSGDNPVRPTGADPNLPTWGYSQYEWQGWNPDTNRATYTPPAQHSQVVNQDYLTSWNNKQAPGFSAADGNFGYNSVYRSQPLDDRIKSVISSGQKFTRGKLVEAMEDAATVDLRGDEVLPYLLRVLKSAPITDPAVADAVAKLQAWQAAGSHRKTPNEASKAYDHADAIRILDAWWPLLVPAEFRGLGPDLYNALVHTQKIDERPSAQGSAFQNGWWGFVQRDLRKVLGDPVKTAQPVTYCGAGSLATCRSVLADSLLAATKVPAATTYPATADCAAGDQFCADQIVHQPMGGITQDRMAWVNRPTYQQVVEFPARRGDDVSNQALGKTATASSSETGIFNSPPKNAVDGNLGTRWASNWSDPQWLKVDLGSEQTVRRVVLQWEAAYATAYKIEVSRDNVNWQQVFATSNGNGGEDVARFGATQARYVRVTGSHRATSYGYSLYELQVFRQ
- a CDS encoding YbjQ family protein encodes the protein MNQNFPPNPNQPPYPPQPGYQQGPPPGYAPPQPGYQQGPPPQGYGQPGYGQAPGGYQPPAQQQSNAPRVAPQGSPYPVLVSTMNDLPGYTAEKVFGEVFGLTVRSRDFGSNFTASFRSLGGGEVPEYTQMLAESRHVAVMRMCQMAQQMGANAILAMRFDCNEIAQTMSEVAAYGTAVIVRKVEPPRPQDATPKAAETDEDDANDS